Proteins encoded by one window of Puniceicoccaceae bacterium:
- a CDS encoding ACT domain-containing protein — MSALNTQSPQDREHFTSSRPLVTLELKVMNHPGVMLHIVGLFARRAFNLEGIACMPSRDGIHSRIWLRVHDDEKLSQIQLQLAKLVDVMEVDLHPPGHEAFRRMEAFFLA, encoded by the coding sequence ATGAGTGCGCTCAACACACAATCTCCACAGGATCGGGAGCATTTCACTTCCTCCAGACCACTCGTTACCCTGGAATTGAAAGTGATGAATCATCCCGGCGTCATGTTGCATATTGTGGGACTCTTTGCCCGGCGCGCCTTCAATCTGGAAGGCATCGCTTGCATGCCGTCGAGGGATGGGATTCACAGCCGCATCTGGTTGCGGGTTCATGATGATGAGAAATTATCGCAGATCCAGCTGCAACTGGCGAAGCTCGTTGATGTGATGGAGGTGGATTTGCACCCACCGGGTCACGAGGCTTTTCGCCGGATGGAAGCATTTTTTCTGGCTTGA